A part of Bartonella quintana genomic DNA contains:
- the purL gene encoding phosphoribosylformylglycinamidine synthase subunit PurL: MNSCNNIAITPELIAQHGLKSDEYQHILTLIGREPTFTELGIFSAMWNEHCSYKSSKKWLKTLPIKGKCVIQGPGENAGVIDIGKGQCVVFKMESHNHPSYIEPYQGAATGMGGILRDVFTMGARPVAAMNALRFGSPNHPRTRHLVAGVVSGIGGYSNAFGVPTVGGEVNFDERYNGNILVNAFVAGIAKTDSIFYSKAQGVGLPVVYLGAKTGRDGVGGAMMASAEFNDSIDEKRPTVQVGDPFIEKCLLEACLELMELKAIVAIQDMGAAGLTSSAVEMGAKGNLGIQLNLDKVPTREENMTAYEIMLSESQERMLMVLKPELKKRAAAIFQKWGLHFSIIGKTTDDLRFRVTHQGEEVVNLPIKELGDEAPVYDRPWIEPALKPTLKAEEVKKIENFADVLLKLLNSANQSSRRWVYEQYDTLIQGNTLVRPGGDAGVIRVSNNDKRALAFSCDVTPRYCEADPYEGGKQAVVECWRNISTTGATPLAATDNLNFGNPENPKIMGQLVFAIKGISEACRVLDFPIVSGNVSLYNETNGEAILPTPTIAGVGLLDNWSKTVTIGGMQNKDSIVLIGPCGSHLGQSIYARNILNIDAGAPPHIDLQLEKKHGQFVRDVIHRGFVNAAHDISDGGLALALAEMVIKASKGIRIKLSNKSPQHAELFGEDQARYILAIKPHALNSLKELAQVNEISLTELGTVEGNSLNIDSILNLSIDKLTQNYESWFPQFMNEA; this comes from the coding sequence ATGAATTCTTGCAATAACATCGCCATTACACCAGAATTGATTGCACAACATGGCCTAAAAAGTGATGAATATCAGCATATCCTAACATTAATTGGTAGAGAGCCAACATTTACCGAACTTGGAATTTTTTCTGCAATGTGGAACGAACATTGTTCCTATAAATCATCTAAAAAATGGCTTAAAACTCTCCCAATAAAAGGAAAGTGTGTCATTCAAGGCCCTGGTGAAAACGCTGGTGTCATTGATATCGGTAAGGGGCAATGTGTAGTTTTCAAAATGGAAAGCCATAACCATCCTTCTTACATTGAGCCTTATCAAGGTGCAGCAACAGGTATGGGTGGTATTTTGCGTGATGTCTTTACAATGGGAGCCCGCCCTGTCGCAGCTATGAATGCATTGCGATTTGGATCTCCCAATCATCCCCGAACACGCCATCTTGTTGCTGGCGTCGTTTCTGGAATCGGTGGCTACAGCAATGCTTTTGGCGTTCCAACTGTTGGTGGAGAAGTAAATTTTGACGAGCGCTATAATGGTAATATCCTTGTTAACGCTTTTGTAGCTGGTATTGCAAAGACAGATTCTATTTTTTATTCTAAAGCGCAAGGAGTTGGGCTTCCAGTTGTTTATCTTGGTGCCAAAACAGGACGTGATGGTGTTGGTGGAGCAATGATGGCTTCTGCCGAATTCAATGATTCAATTGATGAAAAACGTCCAACTGTTCAAGTGGGTGATCCTTTTATTGAAAAATGCCTTCTTGAAGCCTGTTTAGAGCTTATGGAACTAAAAGCTATCGTTGCGATTCAAGATATGGGCGCAGCAGGACTAACATCTTCTGCAGTTGAAATGGGGGCAAAAGGAAATCTAGGAATACAGCTTAATCTGGATAAAGTCCCCACTCGAGAAGAAAACATGACAGCCTATGAAATAATGCTTTCTGAAAGCCAAGAACGTATGCTCATGGTGTTAAAACCAGAACTAAAAAAACGAGCAGCTGCAATTTTTCAAAAATGGGGTCTTCATTTTTCCATCATTGGAAAAACAACAGATGATTTACGTTTCCGTGTCACGCATCAAGGAGAAGAAGTCGTCAATCTTCCTATCAAAGAACTCGGTGATGAAGCACCGGTTTATGATCGCCCTTGGATAGAACCTGCCCTAAAACCTACCCTTAAAGCAGAAGAAGTGAAAAAAATTGAAAATTTTGCCGATGTACTCCTGAAATTATTGAATTCTGCTAATCAAAGCTCAAGGCGATGGGTTTATGAGCAATACGATACACTTATCCAAGGAAATACGCTTGTTCGTCCAGGAGGCGATGCAGGTGTCATCCGTGTAAGCAATAACGATAAACGTGCTCTTGCTTTTTCTTGTGATGTGACGCCTCGTTATTGTGAAGCTGATCCCTATGAAGGAGGAAAACAAGCAGTCGTAGAATGTTGGCGCAACATTAGCACTACGGGTGCAACACCACTAGCAGCTACAGATAACCTCAATTTCGGTAATCCTGAGAATCCTAAAATTATGGGACAGCTAGTTTTTGCCATTAAAGGTATAAGTGAAGCTTGTCGGGTTCTAGATTTTCCAATCGTTTCAGGAAATGTCTCTCTTTATAATGAAACCAATGGAGAAGCAATTCTTCCGACTCCTACAATAGCTGGTGTCGGACTTCTTGATAACTGGTCTAAAACCGTGACAATCGGTGGTATGCAAAATAAAGATAGTATTGTTTTAATTGGACCTTGCGGCTCACATTTAGGACAATCAATTTATGCGCGTAACATTTTAAATATTGATGCGGGTGCCCCACCACATATAGATTTGCAACTTGAAAAAAAGCATGGACAATTTGTTCGAGATGTCATTCATCGTGGTTTTGTTAATGCTGCTCATGATATTTCTGACGGAGGATTAGCACTTGCGCTTGCAGAAATGGTAATTAAAGCAAGTAAAGGAATTAGAATAAAATTAAGCAATAAGTCACCACAGCACGCGGAGCTTTTTGGAGAAGATCAAGCACGTTATATTTTAGCTATTAAACCTCATGCACTTAATAGCCTTAAAGAACTTGCACAAGTAAACGAGATTTCCTTAACAGAGCTTGGTACAGTTGAAGGTAATTCCCTCAATATAGATTCGATATTAAACCTTTCGATAGACAAACTGACACAAAACTATGAAAGCTGGTTTCCGCAATTTATGAACGAAGCATGA
- a CDS encoding BolA/IbaG family iron-sulfur metabolism protein produces MAMSAQAIETLIREGIPDAIVAIRDLAGDGEHYAAEVISESFLGKSRVQQHKMVYDALKGNMGDTLHALVLKTNVPK; encoded by the coding sequence ATGGCAATGAGTGCACAAGCAATTGAGACACTTATTCGCGAAGGCATTCCCGATGCAATTGTGGCAATCCGTGATCTCGCTGGAGATGGTGAACATTACGCTGCAGAAGTTATTTCAGAAAGTTTTCTAGGTAAAAGCCGTGTTCAACAACACAAAATGGTCTATGATGCTCTCAAAGGCAATATGGGGGACACACTTCACGCTCTAGTACTAAAAACAAATGTTCCCAAATAA
- a CDS encoding multidrug effflux MFS transporter, which yields MSYSVDEQKHIDAIRKKIGYKEFIIILAALMAINSIAIDIMLPAMPDILKSLHVSNENDQHYIISCYLISYGLTQILFGPISDRYGRRKLVLIGLAFYSLAAICCAFVSSLPILLILRVLQGIGGAAMRVLTVSIIRDLYEGRKMAEVISIVMMVFLLAPMIGPATGQIILLFGHWQFIFAFMAFIGFSLMIWIYLRLPETLHTQRSLSLSSIKNNLWLVMADRSSISYTLAASIVLGCIFIAINTSQQIYEGIYNLGFWFPIAFAIGAAFQVIASFLNSLFVGHFGMRRIAHSMLLLFCIVSCIFFVSSILTGGIISFPFYMLLYCILMFTWGGIMANFNTLALESVGKFAGTASSVSGFLQTSIGTGLSFLIAQQFNETTIPNSAGFFFLSLIAIFLVLWAERGHFFDNIILNKRHCKKG from the coding sequence ATGTCATATTCAGTCGATGAACAAAAACACATAGATGCAATCAGAAAAAAGATTGGATATAAAGAGTTTATTATTATCCTTGCAGCACTTATGGCAATTAATTCTATAGCCATTGATATTATGCTACCAGCTATGCCTGATATTTTAAAAAGTCTGCATGTTTCTAATGAAAATGATCAGCATTATATTATTTCCTGTTACCTTATCAGCTATGGTCTTACACAAATACTTTTTGGTCCCATAAGTGATCGTTATGGACGACGAAAGCTTGTTCTTATTGGTCTTGCTTTTTATTCCCTTGCAGCAATTTGTTGTGCGTTTGTATCAAGTTTACCTATATTACTCATTTTACGTGTTCTGCAAGGGATTGGAGGGGCAGCTATGCGTGTACTTACAGTTTCAATTATACGTGACCTCTACGAAGGCCGAAAAATGGCAGAGGTCATATCTATAGTCATGATGGTTTTCCTCCTTGCTCCAATGATTGGACCAGCAACAGGGCAGATCATCTTATTATTTGGGCATTGGCAATTTATTTTTGCATTCATGGCCTTTATTGGTTTCAGCCTAATGATTTGGATCTATTTACGCTTGCCTGAAACTCTTCATACACAACGCTCTCTTTCTCTTTCTTCTATAAAAAATAATCTTTGGCTTGTTATGGCTGATCGCTCTAGTATTAGTTATACACTTGCTGCTTCTATTGTCTTAGGCTGCATTTTTATTGCGATTAATACATCGCAACAGATTTATGAGGGTATCTACAATTTAGGATTCTGGTTTCCAATCGCTTTTGCAATTGGTGCTGCATTTCAAGTTATAGCATCTTTCCTAAACTCTCTATTCGTTGGGCATTTTGGGATGCGACGTATCGCCCACAGTATGCTTTTGTTATTTTGTATTGTTTCATGTATTTTTTTTGTTAGCTCAATCTTAACAGGCGGTATTATCTCTTTCCCTTTTTATATGTTGTTATACTGTATACTGATGTTTACCTGGGGTGGTATTATGGCCAATTTTAATACACTTGCTCTCGAATCTGTCGGGAAATTTGCCGGAACAGCCTCTTCTGTATCTGGTTTTCTTCAAACATCCATAGGTACAGGCCTTAGCTTTCTCATTGCACAACAATTTAATGAAACAACCATTCCCAATTCGGCAGGTTTTTTCTTTCTTAGCCTCATTGCTATATTCCTCGTCTTATGGGCTGAACGTGGACATTTTTTTGACAACATAATACTGAATAAGCGTCACTGTAAAAAAGGTTAA
- the purQ gene encoding phosphoribosylformylglycinamidine synthase subunit PurQ, producing MKTAIIQLPGLNRDQDMLAALHHITGVEPIKIWQTESTIPDVDVIFIPGGFSYGDYLRCGAIGARTPVLQAVREKAQKGVTVIGICNGFQILLEARLLPGTLMRNTSLKFVCREIKLEVVNANTRFSRYYSKGQIIRCPVAHHDGNYFVDNETLKQMEDNEQIVFRYAENTNPNGSIRDIAGIINKAGNILGMMPHPENFIEPAHSGTDGRLLFQSALELTNG from the coding sequence ATGAAAACTGCTATTATTCAATTACCTGGATTAAATCGCGATCAGGATATGCTTGCAGCATTACATCACATAACCGGAGTTGAACCAATTAAAATTTGGCAAACAGAGTCAACGATTCCAGATGTAGATGTCATTTTTATTCCTGGCGGTTTTTCTTATGGAGACTACTTAAGATGTGGCGCTATTGGTGCTCGAACACCTGTCTTGCAAGCTGTTCGTGAAAAAGCACAAAAAGGTGTCACGGTGATAGGCATTTGTAATGGATTTCAAATTTTATTAGAAGCTAGACTATTGCCTGGTACTTTAATGCGTAATACTTCATTAAAATTTGTTTGTCGTGAAATAAAATTAGAAGTAGTGAATGCCAACACAAGATTTTCTCGCTATTATTCCAAAGGACAAATCATTCGTTGTCCTGTTGCCCATCACGATGGAAACTACTTTGTTGATAATGAAACATTAAAACAAATGGAAGACAATGAACAAATTGTTTTCCGTTATGCAGAAAATACAAACCCTAACGGTTCGATAAGAGATATTGCTGGTATTATCAATAAAGCTGGGAATATTCTTGGTATGATGCCTCATCCTGAAAATTTTATTGAACCCGCACATAGTGGTACTGATGGCCGTTTACTTTTCCAAAGTGCTTTAGAATTGACAAATGGATGA
- the aspS gene encoding aspartate--tRNA ligase, which produces MHRYRSHNCAALRRHDVGKYVRLSGWVHRVRDHGGILFVDLRDHFGITQIVANPASPAFEIIEKVRSEWVIRVDGEVCARSDEVINTVLPTGEIEIFVKEVEILSKSDELPLPVFGEPDYPEDIRLKYRFLDLRRETMHKNIMRRTEIITAIRRSMQNNGFTEFTTPLLTASSPEGARDFLVPSRIHQGKFYALPQAPQQYKQLLMMSGFDRYFQIAPCFRDEDPRADRLPGEFYQLDVEMSFVEQEDVFVTMEPIMRSIFEEFANGKPVTQNFPRISYDEAMQKYGSDKPDLRNPIIMQDVSQHFYDSCFKIFAQILMNDENAQVWAIPAKTGGSRAFCDRMNVWAQSEGQPGLGYIFWREEEGKFEGAGPIAKNIGEQRTEALRIQLGLESGDACFFIAGNPKKFSTFAGAVRTRIGEELDLIDRECFSLAWIVDFPFFEWNEDEKKLDFAHNPFSMPQGGKNALECQDPLTLKAFQYDLVCNGYEIASGGIRNHSPEMMLKVFNLAGLSREVVEDRFGALYRAFHYGAPPHGGMAAGVDRIIMLLQGVKNLREIALFPMNQQALDLLMSAPSDVSSAQLRDLGIRVAPAAKNGS; this is translated from the coding sequence ATGCACCGTTATCGCAGTCATAATTGCGCTGCTCTTCGTAGACACGATGTAGGAAAATATGTTCGTCTTTCAGGATGGGTTCATCGTGTTCGAGATCATGGCGGAATTCTTTTTGTGGATTTGCGTGATCATTTTGGGATCACGCAAATCGTTGCTAATCCAGCTTCGCCAGCTTTTGAAATTATCGAAAAGGTGCGTTCTGAATGGGTCATTCGTGTAGATGGGGAAGTGTGTGCACGTTCTGATGAAGTTATTAATACAGTTCTTCCAACAGGCGAGATTGAAATTTTTGTGAAAGAGGTGGAAATTCTTTCAAAATCTGATGAGCTTCCTCTACCCGTTTTTGGCGAACCTGATTATCCAGAAGATATTCGTTTAAAGTATCGTTTTCTTGATTTACGTCGTGAAACCATGCACAAAAATATAATGCGTCGCACTGAAATTATTACTGCTATCAGACGGTCTATGCAGAATAATGGTTTTACAGAATTTACTACACCACTTTTGACTGCATCATCACCGGAAGGAGCACGCGATTTTTTGGTTCCGAGTCGTATTCATCAGGGAAAATTTTACGCATTGCCGCAAGCACCTCAACAGTACAAACAATTGTTAATGATGTCAGGGTTTGATCGTTATTTTCAAATTGCTCCATGTTTTAGAGATGAAGATCCACGGGCAGATCGTCTTCCAGGTGAATTTTATCAATTAGATGTTGAAATGAGTTTTGTTGAGCAGGAAGATGTTTTTGTAACAATGGAACCTATTATGCGTTCTATTTTTGAAGAATTTGCAAATGGAAAACCTGTCACACAGAACTTTCCTCGTATTTCGTATGATGAAGCAATGCAAAAGTATGGTTCTGATAAACCTGATTTGCGTAATCCGATTATTATGCAAGATGTCTCTCAGCATTTTTATGATTCTTGTTTTAAGATTTTTGCTCAGATTTTAATGAATGATGAAAATGCACAAGTGTGGGCTATTCCGGCTAAAACGGGTGGAAGTCGTGCTTTTTGTGATCGTATGAACGTGTGGGCACAAAGTGAAGGGCAACCAGGCCTCGGTTATATTTTCTGGCGTGAAGAAGAGGGAAAGTTTGAAGGAGCTGGTCCTATCGCCAAAAATATTGGTGAACAGAGGACTGAAGCACTCCGTATCCAGCTTGGTCTTGAAAGTGGTGATGCCTGTTTTTTTATTGCAGGTAATCCAAAGAAGTTTTCAACTTTTGCTGGAGCTGTGCGCACACGAATAGGAGAAGAATTAGATCTTATCGATCGGGAGTGTTTTTCTTTAGCGTGGATTGTTGATTTTCCATTTTTTGAATGGAATGAAGATGAGAAAAAGCTAGATTTTGCACATAATCCTTTTTCAATGCCTCAGGGTGGGAAAAATGCTCTTGAGTGTCAAGATCCTCTTACTCTTAAAGCTTTTCAGTATGATCTTGTTTGTAATGGTTATGAGATTGCATCGGGTGGAATCCGTAATCATTCTCCAGAAATGATGCTTAAAGTTTTCAATCTTGCTGGTCTTTCTAGAGAAGTGGTAGAAGATCGTTTTGGTGCTCTTTATCGTGCATTTCATTATGGGGCACCACCGCATGGCGGTATGGCGGCCGGTGTTGATCGTATTATTATGCTGTTGCAAGGCGTGAAAAATTTACGTGAGATTGCTTTGTTTCCTATGAATCAGCAAGCGCTTGATCTTTTGATGAGTGCTCCATCTGACGTTTCTTCTGCACAATTACGTGATTTAGGGATACGTGTTGCTCCTGCTGCCAAAAATGGTTCATAA
- the purC gene encoding phosphoribosylaminoimidazolesuccinocarboxamide synthase: MNRRHRIYEGKAKILYEGPEPGTYIQFFKDDATAFNAKKHEVIDGKGVLNNRISEHIFSHLGRLGIPTHFIKRINMREQLIKAVEIIPLEVVVRNVAAGSLSKRLGLEEGTALSQSIIEFYYKNDSLDDPMVTEEHITAFGWAVPQEIEDIMQLSIRINDFLSGLFAAANIQLIDFKMEFGRLWEDEAMRIVLADEISPDSARLWDMQTREKMDKDRFRRNMGGLINAYQEVAKRLGIINENEPPRPTGPVLVK, encoded by the coding sequence ATGAATCGTCGCCACCGTATTTATGAAGGCAAGGCCAAAATTCTATATGAGGGACCTGAACCAGGGACCTATATTCAATTTTTTAAAGATGACGCAACTGCTTTTAATGCAAAAAAGCATGAAGTCATCGACGGAAAAGGAGTTTTAAATAACCGTATTTCGGAACATATCTTTAGCCATCTTGGCCGCTTAGGCATCCCAACACACTTTATCAAGCGTATAAATATGCGCGAACAACTTATTAAAGCCGTTGAAATTATTCCATTGGAAGTTGTTGTTCGTAACGTTGCTGCTGGCTCTCTTTCTAAGCGTTTGGGATTGGAAGAAGGAACTGCTCTTTCGCAATCCATTATTGAATTTTATTATAAGAATGATTCTCTTGATGACCCAATGGTAACTGAAGAACATATCACCGCTTTTGGCTGGGCTGTTCCACAAGAAATAGAAGATATTATGCAACTTTCAATTCGTATTAATGACTTTCTTTCTGGACTTTTTGCTGCTGCTAATATTCAATTAATTGATTTCAAAATGGAATTTGGCCGCTTATGGGAAGATGAAGCGATGCGCATTGTTCTTGCTGATGAAATATCTCCTGATTCTGCCCGGTTATGGGATATGCAAACACGAGAAAAAATGGATAAAGATCGTTTTCGGCGTAATATGGGAGGCCTTATTAATGCCTATCAAGAGGTAGCAAAGCGTCTCGGTATCATCAATGAAAATGAACCTCCGCGACCAACCGGTCCAGTTTTAGTAAAATAA
- the parC gene encoding DNA topoisomerase IV subunit A, with translation MPDKMNLPFDKEHIEPIELRFALQDRYLAYALSTITHRALPDVRDGLKPVHRRIVHAMRLLKLNPEQSYAKCARIVGDVMGKFHPHGDASIYDALVRLAQSFAVRYPLVDGQGNFGNIDGDNAAAMRYTEARMTEVAALLLEGINENAIDFRLTYNEEDEEPVVLPGAFPNLLANGSSGIAVGMATSIPPHNAAELCDAALHLIAHPDANDEKLNQFVLGPDFPTGGILVEPKKSIEESYRIGRGFFRLRSRWHQETGSRGSYVIIVTEIPYQVQKSRLIEKTAELLLARRLPMLEDIHDESAEDIRIVLVPKNRTVDPELLMESLFKLTDFEVRFPLNLNVLSLGKVPNVLSLRESLQQWLEHRQQVLIRRSTYRLNEIDCRLEILHGYLIAYLNLDEVIQIIREKDEPKKELINCFELTENQAEAILNMRLRSLHKLEEFEIHKEFDALKADKEKLQNLLASSTKQWKMISEEIRKVRKIFGPETLLGKRRTTFEEAPRHAIDDIHQAMIEKEPVTIVISEKGWMRALRGHLSDYKALSFKEGDCLKLAFPAFTTDKITMISTGGKFFCINANDLPGGRGHGEPIRILVDMDDEHDILTAFVHNVEEKLLLISSYGNGFIVPATEVIANTRKGKQVMNVKFLDKVKLCIPVKGDHLAVIGENRKMLIFPIEQIPEMSRGKGVRLQRYKEGGVVDAKTFNLSEGLSWQDTAERSFNRQAHDLIEWMGTRAGVGRMVPKGFPKSGKFIN, from the coding sequence ATGCCTGATAAAATGAATTTACCTTTTGATAAAGAACACATTGAGCCAATAGAATTACGTTTTGCTTTACAAGATCGCTATTTAGCTTATGCACTTTCTACCATTACACATCGTGCATTACCTGATGTACGTGATGGGTTAAAACCTGTGCATCGGCGTATTGTTCACGCGATGCGTTTGCTTAAACTCAATCCAGAGCAGTCCTATGCTAAGTGTGCACGGATTGTTGGCGATGTCATGGGGAAGTTTCATCCTCATGGTGATGCATCTATTTATGATGCATTAGTACGCTTGGCTCAAAGTTTTGCTGTTCGTTATCCACTGGTTGATGGACAAGGCAATTTTGGTAATATTGATGGTGATAATGCTGCTGCTATGCGTTATACGGAAGCACGCATGACTGAAGTAGCGGCGTTATTGCTTGAGGGGATTAATGAAAATGCTATTGATTTTCGTTTAACCTATAATGAGGAAGATGAAGAGCCTGTTGTTTTACCAGGGGCTTTTCCTAATCTTTTAGCAAATGGTTCATCGGGTATTGCTGTTGGTATGGCAACGTCTATTCCACCTCATAATGCTGCTGAACTCTGTGATGCTGCGTTGCATTTGATTGCTCATCCTGATGCAAATGATGAGAAATTAAATCAGTTTGTGCTTGGGCCTGACTTCCCCACGGGTGGTATTTTGGTTGAGCCTAAAAAAAGTATTGAGGAATCTTATCGTATAGGGCGTGGTTTTTTTCGGTTGCGTTCGCGTTGGCATCAAGAAACTGGTAGCCGTGGTTCTTATGTGATTATTGTTACAGAGATTCCCTACCAAGTTCAAAAGTCACGTCTTATTGAAAAAACAGCAGAATTATTGCTTGCACGGCGGTTACCGATGCTTGAAGATATTCATGATGAATCGGCAGAAGATATCCGCATTGTGCTTGTTCCTAAAAATCGTACAGTTGATCCTGAACTCCTCATGGAGTCTCTTTTTAAGTTAACTGATTTTGAAGTAAGATTTCCTCTGAATCTGAATGTTTTATCTTTAGGAAAAGTACCGAATGTTCTTTCTTTGCGTGAAAGCTTGCAGCAATGGCTTGAGCATCGTCAACAAGTACTTATTCGTCGTTCCACTTATCGCCTTAATGAAATTGATTGTCGATTAGAAATTCTTCATGGATATCTTATCGCATATTTGAATCTTGATGAGGTGATCCAAATTATTCGTGAAAAAGATGAGCCGAAAAAAGAACTGATCAACTGTTTTGAATTAACGGAAAATCAAGCTGAAGCTATTCTTAATATGCGGTTACGGTCTTTACATAAGCTTGAAGAATTTGAAATCCATAAAGAATTTGATGCTTTGAAAGCTGACAAGGAAAAATTGCAGAATTTATTAGCTTCCAGCACAAAACAATGGAAAATGATTTCGGAGGAAATAAGAAAAGTTCGTAAAATTTTTGGTCCTGAAACTCTTTTAGGGAAAAGGCGTACAACGTTTGAAGAAGCACCAAGACATGCTATTGATGATATTCATCAGGCAATGATCGAAAAAGAACCGGTAACGATTGTTATTTCTGAAAAAGGTTGGATGCGTGCTTTGAGGGGGCATTTGAGTGATTACAAAGCACTTTCTTTCAAAGAAGGGGATTGCTTAAAGTTAGCATTTCCAGCGTTCACTACAGATAAGATTACGATGATAAGTACAGGAGGAAAGTTTTTTTGTATTAATGCGAATGATTTGCCTGGAGGACGGGGGCATGGTGAGCCAATTCGTATTTTAGTCGATATGGACGATGAGCACGATATTCTTACAGCTTTTGTGCACAATGTAGAAGAGAAACTGCTTTTAATTTCGTCTTATGGAAATGGTTTTATTGTGCCTGCAACTGAAGTGATTGCTAATACACGAAAAGGAAAGCAAGTTATGAATGTAAAGTTCCTTGATAAAGTAAAACTTTGCATTCCAGTAAAAGGTGATCATCTTGCAGTGATTGGTGAAAATCGCAAAATGCTCATTTTTCCTATTGAACAAATACCAGAAATGAGTCGCGGTAAAGGTGTTCGTTTACAACGGTATAAAGAGGGTGGTGTTGTAGATGCAAAAACTTTTAATTTATCAGAGGGATTAAGTTGGCAAGATACAGCTGAACGTAGCTTTAATCGCCAGGCTCATGACCTCATTGAATGGATGGGAACGCGTGCTGGGGTAGGGCGTATGGTTCCCAAAGGTTTTCCAAAATCAGGAAAATTTATCAATTAA
- a CDS encoding RBBP9/YdeN family alpha/beta hydrolase: MKANQLDILIVPGYKGSGPDHWQTRWEQKLSTARRVKQAHWSKPVCEDWVNAVKAAIAQAQKPVAIIAHSLGVPTAIHATVQNAEKICGAFFVAPPDVSNEKIRPKYLKTFGPYRREKLPFPSIVIASRNDEFCQFSVAENLANDWGALFVDAGQSGHINVESGHGPWPEGLMVLSHFFAKM, encoded by the coding sequence ATGAAAGCCAATCAACTCGATATTCTCATTGTTCCCGGCTATAAAGGATCTGGTCCTGACCATTGGCAAACACGATGGGAACAAAAATTGTCTACAGCACGCCGTGTTAAACAAGCCCATTGGTCAAAACCTGTTTGTGAAGACTGGGTAAACGCAGTTAAAGCGGCTATTGCACAAGCTCAAAAACCTGTTGCTATTATTGCTCATTCATTAGGTGTTCCAACCGCTATTCATGCAACTGTACAGAATGCAGAAAAAATTTGCGGCGCTTTTTTTGTTGCACCTCCAGACGTAAGCAATGAAAAAATACGCCCCAAATACTTAAAGACATTCGGCCCATATCGTCGCGAAAAATTACCTTTTCCCTCCATAGTCATAGCCAGCCGCAATGATGAATTTTGCCAATTCTCAGTTGCAGAAAATCTTGCCAATGATTGGGGAGCACTTTTTGTTGACGCTGGGCAGTCTGGCCACATCAATGTAGAATCTGGGCATGGGCCTTGGCCTGAAGGACTTATGGTTCTCTCTCATTTTTTTGCAAAGATGTGA
- the grxD gene encoding Grx4 family monothiol glutaredoxin, producing the protein MATVHDFIDNEIKTNDVILFMKGIPEAPQCGFSGQVVQILDYLGLKYKGINILTSDELRQGIKEYSNWPTIPQLYIKGEFIGGCDIVKEMFQSNELQELLKEKKISFNLL; encoded by the coding sequence ATGGCTACTGTTCATGACTTTATTGACAACGAAATTAAAACAAATGACGTTATTTTATTCATGAAAGGAATACCTGAAGCTCCGCAATGTGGATTTTCTGGACAAGTCGTTCAAATTCTTGATTATTTAGGATTAAAATATAAAGGAATTAATATCTTAACTTCTGACGAATTGCGTCAAGGGATCAAAGAATACTCAAATTGGCCAACAATTCCACAACTCTATATCAAAGGTGAATTTATTGGTGGCTGTGATATTGTTAAAGAAATGTTTCAAAGCAATGAGTTACAAGAACTTTTAAAAGAAAAAAAAATTAGCTTTAATCTATTATAA
- the purS gene encoding phosphoribosylformylglycinamidine synthase subunit PurS gives MKARVTVTLKSRVLDPQGEAIAGALKSLAFTGIHSIRQGKVFDIVLDDQSAENAKKKLEKMCEELLANTVIENYTIELL, from the coding sequence ATGAAAGCGCGTGTTACAGTTACTCTCAAAAGCAGGGTTCTTGATCCACAAGGAGAAGCAATTGCTGGTGCTTTAAAGAGTTTAGCTTTCACAGGTATTCACTCTATTCGCCAAGGAAAAGTTTTTGATATTGTGCTTGATGATCAGTCTGCTGAGAATGCCAAGAAAAAGCTTGAAAAAATGTGTGAAGAGTTACTTGCAAATACTGTCATTGAAAATTACACAATAGAACTTCTTTAA